One part of the Microthrixaceae bacterium genome encodes these proteins:
- a CDS encoding F0F1 ATP synthase subunit epsilon encodes MALQVELVSPERIAYSGEAKEVIARVVTGDIAFLTGHVPYLGILQSAPVRVLFEDGTELPIAVHQGFVQVADDTVTILSDVCELPDQIDIRRAEAAKAKAEEALRADVGDSEAQDALRRAQTRISVATGTVAGARH; translated from the coding sequence ATGGCGCTGCAGGTCGAACTCGTCTCACCCGAGCGCATCGCGTACTCGGGCGAAGCCAAAGAGGTGATCGCACGTGTCGTCACCGGTGACATCGCGTTTCTGACCGGGCACGTGCCGTATCTGGGCATCTTGCAGTCGGCACCGGTGCGCGTGTTGTTCGAGGACGGCACCGAGTTGCCGATCGCCGTTCACCAGGGCTTCGTCCAGGTGGCCGACGACACGGTCACGATCCTGAGCGACGTCTGCGAGCTGCCCGACCAGATCGACATCCGTCGTGCCGAGGCGGCCAAGGCGAAGGCCGAGGAGGCGTTGCGCGCCGACGTCGGCGATTCCGAGGCCCAAGACGCGCTGCGTCGGGCCCAGACCCGCATTTCGGTGGCGACCGGCACGGTCGCCGGCGCCCGCCACTGA
- the atpD gene encoding F0F1 ATP synthase subunit beta: MTATETTLSDGRIVAIAGPVVDVEFPSDSIPQINHALEFTIAVDGVDVRVMAEVAQQIGDSRVRAIALKPTDGLSRGTVVRNTGRGINVPVGDATLGHVFNVIGEPLDVAADTLDVKERWDIHRPAPNFDTLEPKAQMFETGIKVIDLLTPYLQGGKIGLFGGAGVGKTVLITEMINRVASNHGGVSVFAGVGERTREGTDLFIEMGETMMGGSDKSVLTKAALTFGQMDEPPGVRLRVALSALTMAEYFRDVQGQDVLLFIDNIFRFTQAGSEVSTLLGRMPSAVGYQPTLADEMGALQERITSTGGRSITSLQAVYVPADDYTDPAPFTSFTHFDGTTELSRDIAALGIYPAVDPLASTSTILAPEVVGDRHYGVARRTQEVLQRYKELQDIIAILGLDELSEEDRITVDRARKVQKFLAQPMFVAEVFTGLPGIFTPVSETIESFEALLNGDLDHLPEQAFYNVGGAEDVLRKAKELEKNA; the protein is encoded by the coding sequence ATGACCGCAACCGAAACCACGCTCTCCGACGGCCGTATCGTCGCCATTGCCGGCCCGGTGGTCGACGTGGAGTTCCCATCCGACTCGATCCCGCAGATCAACCACGCGCTCGAGTTCACCATCGCGGTGGACGGCGTCGACGTGCGGGTCATGGCCGAGGTCGCCCAGCAGATCGGCGACAGCCGTGTCCGGGCCATCGCACTCAAGCCCACCGACGGCCTGAGCCGGGGCACCGTGGTGCGAAACACCGGCCGCGGCATCAACGTGCCCGTCGGTGACGCCACCCTCGGTCACGTGTTCAACGTGATCGGCGAGCCGCTCGACGTGGCGGCCGACACCCTGGATGTGAAGGAGCGCTGGGACATCCACCGTCCGGCTCCGAACTTCGACACCCTCGAGCCGAAGGCGCAGATGTTCGAAACGGGCATCAAGGTCATCGACCTGCTGACCCCGTACCTGCAGGGCGGCAAGATCGGTCTGTTCGGTGGTGCGGGCGTGGGCAAGACCGTGCTCATCACTGAGATGATCAACCGTGTGGCCTCGAACCACGGCGGTGTGTCGGTGTTCGCCGGTGTGGGCGAGCGCACCCGTGAAGGAACCGACCTGTTCATCGAGATGGGCGAGACCATGATGGGCGGCTCCGACAAGTCGGTGCTCACCAAGGCTGCGCTCACCTTCGGCCAGATGGATGAGCCGCCCGGCGTGCGCCTTCGCGTTGCGCTGTCGGCGCTCACGATGGCGGAGTACTTCCGTGATGTGCAGGGCCAGGACGTGCTGTTGTTCATCGACAACATCTTCCGCTTCACCCAGGCGGGTTCCGAGGTGTCGACCCTGCTCGGTCGTATGCCCTCGGCGGTGGGTTACCAGCCGACCCTCGCCGATGAGATGGGTGCGCTTCAGGAGCGGATCACCTCGACCGGCGGTCGCTCGATCACCTCGCTGCAGGCCGTGTACGTGCCCGCCGACGACTACACCGATCCGGCGCCGTTCACCTCCTTCACCCACTTCGACGGCACCACCGAGTTGAGCCGTGACATCGCGGCGCTCGGCATCTACCCGGCGGTGGATCCGCTGGCGTCGACCTCGACGATTCTCGCCCCCGAGGTCGTGGGCGACCGTCACTACGGCGTTGCCCGCCGCACTCAGGAAGTGCTGCAGCGCTACAAGGAACTCCAGGACATCATCGCCATTCTCGGCCTCGATGAGCTCTCCGAGGAAGACCGCATCACCGTCGACCGTGCTCGTAAGGTGCAGAAGTTCCTGGCGCAGCCGATGTTCGTCGCCGAGGTGTTCACCGGTCTGCCCGGTATCTTCACGCCGGTGTCGGAGACGATCGAGTCCTTCGAAGCGCTGCTCAACGGCGACCTCGACCACCTGCCCGAGCAGGCGTTCTACAACGTCGGTGGTGCCGAGGACGTGTTGCGCAAGGCGAAGGAACTGGAGAAGAACGCCTAA
- a CDS encoding F0F1 ATP synthase subunit gamma, producing MPGAQERVLRQRIASTQNTKKITRAMELIAATRVVKAQMAANEARPYSEQITSVIANLAQGGVEVAHPLLRQSTDVRKVGVLVLSADRGLAGAYNSTVIRAAERVIQKAKDSGQSYSLVTVGRKAQAYFEFRNYRIEAAFEGMSDRPNYEVAREIAGKVTGLFNDDVDVIELVYTRFISMGTQEAVVRRFLPLETSAADDAAGSGADDAGPSAQVEFEPSPAEVLESLLPRYVESRIFAALLDSAASELASRQRAMKSATDNAQELIIKLQRKMNQARQDAITTEISEIVGGANALNDDADDPEDLLLDHISSDPFPALTAKKHTNI from the coding sequence ATGCCAGGTGCACAAGAGCGGGTACTCCGCCAGCGAATCGCCAGCACCCAGAACACCAAGAAGATCACCCGCGCCATGGAGCTGATCGCGGCCACCCGCGTCGTGAAGGCCCAGATGGCGGCCAACGAGGCTCGCCCCTACAGCGAGCAGATCACCTCGGTGATCGCCAATCTCGCTCAGGGCGGAGTTGAGGTGGCCCACCCGCTGTTGCGACAGTCGACCGACGTGCGCAAGGTGGGGGTGCTGGTGCTCAGCGCCGATCGCGGCCTCGCCGGCGCCTACAACTCGACGGTCATCCGGGCCGCGGAGCGTGTGATCCAAAAGGCCAAAGACTCCGGTCAGAGCTATTCGCTCGTCACGGTCGGGCGTAAGGCACAGGCGTATTTCGAGTTCCGCAACTATCGCATCGAAGCGGCCTTCGAGGGCATGTCGGATCGTCCAAACTACGAAGTCGCCCGGGAAATCGCCGGCAAGGTGACCGGGTTGTTCAACGACGATGTCGATGTGATCGAGCTGGTGTACACGAGGTTCATCTCGATGGGCACCCAGGAGGCGGTCGTTCGTCGTTTCCTCCCGCTCGAGACCTCCGCCGCAGATGACGCAGCGGGTTCAGGCGCCGACGATGCCGGCCCGAGCGCCCAGGTCGAATTCGAACCCTCGCCGGCCGAGGTGCTCGAGTCGCTGCTTCCCCGCTACGTCGAAAGCCGCATTTTCGCGGCGTTGCTCGACTCGGCGGCGTCGGAACTGGCGAGTCGCCAGCGGGCGATGAAGTCGGCAACGGACAACGCACAGGAGCTCATCATCAAGCTTCAGCGCAAGATGAACCAGGCTCGCCAGGATGCCATCACCACCGAGATCTCCGAGATCGTCGGCGGTGCGAACGCACTCAACGACGATGCAGACGATCCCGAGGATCTGCTGCTCGACCACATCAGCTCCGATCCGTTCCCGGCGCTGACCGCCAAGAAACACACCAACATCTGA
- the atpA gene encoding F0F1 ATP synthase subunit alpha, with the protein MAELTINIADITAAIQKNLDGFNPDVSVGQVGRVIEVGDGIARVSGLPDATVNEILEFESGKLGLALNLDEHSIGAVVLGEVDDIEEGQAVKATGEILSIPVGDGMLGRVVNTLGQPIDGKGPLTNVVTRRVEVQAPGIMGRQPVGEPMQTGIKAIDSLIPIGRGQRELIIGDRKTGKTTVAIDAIMNQKGLGVKCIYVAIGQKASTVAQTVARLEEAGAMEYTVVVVAPASDPAPFKYLAPYAGCAMGQHWMENGDHGLIIYDDLSKQAEAYRQVSLLLRRPPGREAYPGDVFYLHSRLLERAAKLSDELGAGSLTALPVIETKAGDVSAYIPTNVISITDGQVFLQDDLFKSGVRPAIDVGISVSRVGSAAQIKAMKTAVGTLKSDLQQFRELEAFAAFGSDLDAVSKAQLERGYRLTELLKQGVGEPVPVQEQVVILYAGTRGFLDNVDIADVRRFEAELVEWFRTRHGDLLAAIKETGKVDEETLDAGVKAFATQFRATQAAAAVEATAEGDLASTGTAHGSNHLPEGESVLADDEA; encoded by the coding sequence ATGGCCGAGTTGACCATCAACATCGCCGACATCACGGCAGCCATCCAAAAGAACCTCGATGGGTTCAACCCCGACGTGAGCGTCGGCCAGGTTGGCCGTGTCATCGAGGTCGGCGACGGTATCGCCCGCGTGTCGGGCCTTCCGGACGCGACCGTCAACGAGATTCTCGAATTTGAGTCGGGCAAGCTCGGCCTCGCGCTCAACCTTGACGAGCACTCGATCGGCGCCGTGGTCCTTGGCGAGGTCGACGACATCGAAGAGGGACAAGCCGTGAAGGCGACGGGCGAGATCCTGTCGATTCCGGTGGGCGATGGAATGTTGGGCCGAGTGGTCAACACCCTCGGCCAGCCGATCGACGGCAAGGGCCCGCTCACCAACGTCGTCACCCGACGCGTCGAGGTGCAGGCGCCCGGAATCATGGGCCGCCAGCCCGTGGGCGAACCCATGCAGACGGGAATCAAGGCGATCGACTCGCTGATCCCGATCGGACGTGGGCAGCGTGAGCTGATCATCGGTGACCGTAAGACGGGCAAGACCACCGTCGCGATCGACGCCATCATGAACCAGAAGGGTCTGGGCGTGAAGTGCATCTACGTGGCGATCGGGCAGAAGGCCTCGACCGTCGCGCAGACCGTGGCCCGCCTCGAAGAGGCCGGTGCGATGGAATACACGGTCGTCGTGGTGGCTCCGGCCTCGGACCCGGCTCCGTTCAAGTACCTCGCTCCCTATGCCGGTTGCGCCATGGGTCAGCACTGGATGGAGAACGGCGATCACGGCCTCATCATCTACGACGATCTCTCCAAGCAGGCCGAGGCCTACCGTCAGGTGTCGCTGTTGCTGCGCCGTCCGCCGGGCCGCGAGGCCTATCCGGGCGACGTGTTCTACCTGCACAGCCGTCTGCTCGAGCGTGCCGCCAAGCTCTCCGACGAGCTGGGTGCCGGTTCGCTCACCGCGCTTCCGGTCATCGAGACCAAGGCCGGCGACGTGTCCGCCTACATTCCGACGAACGTGATCTCGATCACCGACGGTCAGGTCTTCCTGCAGGACGACCTGTTCAAGTCGGGCGTACGCCCCGCGATCGACGTGGGCATCTCGGTGTCACGCGTGGGTTCGGCCGCACAGATCAAGGCGATGAAGACCGCGGTCGGCACGCTGAAGTCCGATCTGCAGCAGTTCCGCGAGCTCGAGGCGTTCGCCGCCTTCGGTTCTGACCTCGATGCCGTGTCGAAGGCGCAGCTCGAGCGTGGGTATCGTCTCACCGAGTTGCTCAAGCAGGGCGTGGGTGAACCGGTTCCGGTTCAGGAGCAGGTGGTCATCCTCTACGCCGGCACCCGCGGATTCCTCGACAACGTCGATATCGCCGATGTTCGCCGGTTCGAAGCCGAACTCGTCGAGTGGTTCCGTACCCGTCACGGCGACCTGCTCGCTGCGATCAAGGAGACCGGCAAGGTCGACGAGGAGACCCTCGACGCCGGCGTGAAGGCGTTCGCAACGCAGTTCCGGGCGACGCAGGCTGCAGCAGCGGTGGAAGCGACCGCCGAGGGCGACTTGGCCTCCACCGGCACCGCCCACGGTTCCAACCACCTCCCCGAGGGCGAGTCGGTCCTCGCCGACGACGAGGCCTGA
- the atpH gene encoding ATP synthase F1 subunit delta: MSEAVNNAYAEAIGAVARAEGQASTVERELVAVASAITGSDELRTTLGDTKIPAARRIQIVEDLLGGNAAPATVSIVSLIVANGRVGDLEAIAKAVLNRGAAARGEEVAEVRSAVALNDEQIERLAAALKAKLHRDVTIRNIVDPSVLGGIITQVGETLLDGSVRTRMTQLREAF; encoded by the coding sequence ATGTCCGAAGCTGTAAACAACGCCTACGCAGAGGCCATCGGGGCCGTCGCACGTGCCGAGGGTCAGGCCAGCACCGTCGAGCGCGAGCTCGTCGCCGTCGCCTCCGCGATCACCGGCTCCGACGAGTTGCGCACCACCCTTGGCGACACCAAGATCCCCGCGGCCCGTCGCATTCAGATCGTGGAGGATCTCCTCGGCGGCAATGCGGCGCCGGCGACGGTGTCGATCGTGTCGCTCATCGTTGCGAACGGCCGCGTCGGCGATCTCGAAGCGATCGCCAAGGCCGTGCTCAACCGTGGAGCGGCTGCCCGCGGCGAAGAGGTCGCCGAGGTTCGTTCCGCGGTCGCGTTGAACGATGAGCAGATCGAGCGGCTCGCCGCCGCGCTCAAGGCGAAGCTCCATCGCGACGTCACCATCCGCAACATCGTCGACCCGTCCGTCCTCGGCGGCATCATCACCCAGGTCGGTGAGACGCTGCTCGACGGTTCTGTCCGTACCCGCATGACCCAGCTGCGCGAGGCCTTCTGA
- the atpF gene encoding F0F1 ATP synthase subunit B, with amino-acid sequence MIAFLAAGNGNWLPHDINEVYWGTAAFLIVFGLIIWKAGPAIKTAIAARPARIAEELGSAATARASGEAKVAEVKNALADSDKEAARIIDEARQTASRLSSDTVARAEAEAVAIRERGAADLVAARRQAQADLTNEVSRLALGAAERVVDANLTDDTQQALIDSYISQVGATN; translated from the coding sequence ATGATCGCATTTCTCGCCGCAGGCAACGGCAACTGGTTGCCACACGACATCAACGAGGTCTACTGGGGAACCGCAGCGTTTCTCATCGTGTTCGGGCTCATCATCTGGAAGGCGGGTCCCGCCATCAAGACCGCTATCGCTGCTCGGCCGGCGCGCATCGCCGAGGAACTCGGTTCCGCCGCGACGGCTCGTGCGAGCGGTGAGGCCAAGGTGGCCGAGGTGAAGAACGCCCTGGCCGATTCCGACAAGGAAGCCGCCCGCATCATCGATGAGGCACGCCAGACCGCGTCACGGCTCAGTTCCGACACCGTGGCCCGCGCCGAGGCCGAGGCGGTCGCCATCCGAGAGCGCGGCGCCGCCGACCTGGTCGCGGCACGCCGTCAGGCCCAAGCCGATCTCACCAACGAGGTGAGCCGCCTCGCACTCGGAGCAGCCGAACGGGTCGTCGACGCGAACCTCACCGACGACACCCAACAGGCGCTCATCGACAGCTACATCAGCCAGGTCGGCGCGACCAACTGA
- the atpF gene encoding F0F1 ATP synthase subunit B: MLAVALSLLSEGGEAAEKVANPVLPTVPEMVWGAIAFFSLLALMKFVLLPPIKQSTRKREERIRADEEAAERAIVESEQIRRDYDATLAEARAEAARIIDEARESAEAKRSEIIRAAEDEVANARQGALAELETERGSALDSLRTQVATIAVSAAGKVIQKPLDVAANQAVVDAHVSRADA, encoded by the coding sequence ATGCTTGCCGTAGCGCTCAGCCTCCTCAGCGAGGGTGGTGAAGCCGCCGAAAAGGTAGCCAACCCCGTTCTTCCGACCGTCCCTGAGATGGTCTGGGGTGCGATCGCATTCTTCTCGCTGCTCGCCCTCATGAAGTTTGTGCTTCTGCCGCCGATCAAGCAGTCGACGCGCAAGCGCGAAGAGCGCATTCGTGCCGATGAGGAAGCCGCCGAGCGCGCCATCGTCGAGTCCGAACAGATCCGCCGGGATTACGACGCGACGCTCGCCGAGGCCCGTGCCGAAGCCGCTCGTATCATCGACGAGGCACGCGAGTCCGCCGAGGCCAAGCGTTCCGAGATCATCCGAGCTGCCGAGGACGAGGTCGCTAACGCCCGACAGGGTGCGCTCGCCGAACTCGAGACCGAGCGTGGCTCGGCGCTCGATTCGCTGCGTACCCAGGTCGCCACGATCGCCGTTTCGGCCGCCGGCAAGGTCATCCAAAAGCCCCTCGACGTCGCCGCCAACCAGGCCGTCGTCGACGCCCACGTCAGCCGCGCTGACGCCTAA
- the atpE gene encoding ATP synthase F0 subunit C encodes MTAAGGAGIAYGLAAIGPAIGIGYLVGQSVQAIARQPEAAGQVQTTMFLGIAFTEALALIGFVVFILLKFV; translated from the coding sequence ATCACCGCAGCCGGCGGCGCCGGCATCGCGTACGGTCTTGCCGCCATCGGCCCGGCCATCGGCATCGGCTACCTCGTCGGTCAGTCGGTCCAGGCGATCGCTCGCCAGCCCGAGGCCGCCGGCCAGGTGCAGACCACGATGTTCCTCGGCATCGCCTTCACCGAAGCCCTCGCGCTGATCGGCTTCGTGGTCTTCATTCTTCTCAAGTTCGTCTGA
- the atpB gene encoding F0F1 ATP synthase subunit A produces MLAEVKFPGIEEMVEWPNFLIKDGPFAFNKVALISLIAMAIPTIWFLVAGAKAKKAAQSAPTGAQNMAEIAVDFVEKQVIMPTIGPDGLRYLPLLISMFLFIFFGNIFGILPTAHFGANARMANPAILGILALVMFVTVGVKHNGLGYFASALFPPGVPKALYILVTPIELISTFLVRPFSLAVRLFANSLAGHILLITFSVLSATLWGLNALVLAMPFSFFMLIAFVGFELMVAFLQAYIFALLTGVYIGGALHPAH; encoded by the coding sequence GTGCTCGCTGAGGTGAAATTCCCTGGCATTGAAGAGATGGTCGAATGGCCGAACTTCTTGATCAAGGACGGACCGTTCGCGTTCAACAAGGTCGCCCTGATCTCGCTGATCGCAATGGCCATCCCGACGATCTGGTTCCTCGTCGCCGGAGCCAAGGCGAAGAAGGCCGCGCAGAGCGCTCCGACCGGCGCCCAGAACATGGCCGAGATCGCCGTCGACTTCGTCGAGAAGCAGGTCATCATGCCGACCATCGGCCCGGACGGCCTCCGGTACCTGCCGCTGCTCATCTCGATGTTCCTGTTCATCTTCTTCGGCAACATCTTCGGCATCTTGCCCACCGCCCACTTCGGTGCCAACGCACGCATGGCCAATCCAGCCATCCTCGGCATCTTGGCGTTGGTGATGTTCGTGACCGTCGGCGTGAAACACAACGGTCTGGGCTACTTCGCCTCCGCGCTGTTTCCCCCGGGAGTTCCGAAGGCGCTGTACATCCTCGTGACCCCGATCGAGTTGATCTCCACGTTCCTGGTGCGCCCGTTCTCGCTCGCCGTTCGTCTTTTCGCCAACTCGCTGGCTGGCCACATCCTCCTCATCACCTTCTCGGTGTTGAGCGCCACCTTGTGGGGATTGAACGCTCTGGTGCTCGCCATGCCGTTCTCGTTCTTCATGCTCATCGCCTTCGTGGGCTTCGAGTTGATGGTGGCCTTCCTTCAGGCCTACATCTTCGCCCTGCTCACCGGTGTGTACATCGGTGGCGCCCTGCACCCGGCGCACTGA
- a CDS encoding ATP synthase subunit I, which translates to MNDPVNPLTTAVQSAPAFEIALDMAKRSWILIPVTFFVGGFWGLNGILSAGYALVLIVVNFVLAAYMLSAAGRISFALMAGAALGGYLLRLGLIFAAVMAVRNMSWVEFVPLGIMLIVTHLGLLLWELRFVSGSMAFPGLKPKPVPNRPDDPHVANAA; encoded by the coding sequence ATGAACGATCCCGTGAACCCGCTGACCACCGCCGTGCAGAGCGCTCCGGCATTCGAGATCGCCCTCGACATGGCGAAGCGCTCGTGGATTCTCATCCCGGTCACGTTCTTCGTCGGCGGATTCTGGGGGCTCAACGGCATCTTGTCCGCGGGCTACGCGCTCGTGCTGATCGTCGTCAATTTCGTGCTCGCCGCCTACATGTTGTCGGCCGCGGGTCGTATTTCGTTCGCCCTGATGGCCGGTGCCGCGCTCGGCGGCTACCTGCTGCGCTTGGGCCTGATCTTCGCTGCGGTCATGGCGGTCCGCAACATGTCGTGGGTTGAGTTTGTGCCGCTTGGCATCATGCTCATCGTCACCCACCTCGGACTCCTGTTGTGGGAGCTCCGATTCGTTTCGGGTTCGATGGCCTTTCCGGGCCTCAAGCCGAAGCCTGTTCCAAACCGGCCTGACGATCCCCACGTCGCGAACGCGGCGTAG
- a CDS encoding AtpZ/AtpI family protein, whose amino-acid sequence MAVADHHELTEQPAGQLATAQRASAQLTTSHTGYELVVSPFLLALFGWWVDSKLGWTPVLTIALAVFGVVGAVTSMYLSYRRSMDEAAAAAGVIRGESAARRAQARQSVVEARAAERARLDVELAEAQAAERRGVNGTAPEAAVSTAAAGYGA is encoded by the coding sequence ATGGCCGTAGCCGACCACCACGAACTCACCGAACAGCCTGCCGGCCAGCTCGCCACTGCGCAGCGCGCCAGCGCGCAGCTGACCACGTCGCACACCGGCTATGAGCTGGTCGTGTCGCCGTTTCTGTTGGCGCTGTTCGGATGGTGGGTCGATTCCAAGCTCGGCTGGACCCCGGTGTTGACCATCGCACTGGCCGTGTTCGGTGTGGTCGGAGCGGTCACGAGCATGTACCTGAGCTACCGACGGTCGATGGACGAGGCGGCGGCGGCGGCCGGTGTCATCCGCGGCGAATCAGCGGCTCGACGTGCGCAGGCCCGCCAGAGCGTCGTCGAGGCTCGGGCTGCCGAGCGTGCCCGCCTCGATGTCGAACTCGCCGAGGCGCAAGCGGCCGAGCGACGCGGGGTCAACGGCACCGCACCGGAGGCGGCGGTATCGACAGCAGCGGCAGGGTACGGCGCATGA
- a CDS encoding ABC transporter ATP-binding protein codes for MSDVANLIELQGIRAAYGNIEVLHGIDLEIPAGVVVALLGPNGAGKTTTLNVCCGLVTPTAGKVIVAGRDVTGVAPEELARRGLITIPEGRGVFPNLTVRENLQMASYAGRPIDEIEEMTYAQFPRLGERRSQLVGTMSGGEQQMLAMARGLASNPAVLLLDELSMGLAPLVVEELYAIVADIARTGVSILVVEQFARTVLGIADLAAIMVNGSIRTVGPPAEVEEELSAAYLGGDHGTTGGAR; via the coding sequence GTGAGCGATGTCGCGAACCTCATCGAACTGCAGGGAATCCGTGCGGCCTACGGAAACATCGAGGTGTTGCACGGCATCGACCTCGAGATTCCGGCGGGGGTCGTGGTGGCGCTGCTCGGCCCCAACGGGGCGGGCAAGACCACGACGCTCAACGTCTGTTGTGGCCTCGTAACGCCGACCGCTGGCAAGGTGATCGTCGCCGGCCGTGACGTGACCGGAGTCGCCCCAGAGGAGCTTGCCCGGCGTGGGCTCATCACCATTCCCGAGGGTCGGGGGGTGTTTCCCAACCTGACCGTTCGCGAGAATCTGCAGATGGCCAGCTATGCCGGTCGACCGATCGACGAGATCGAGGAGATGACCTACGCACAGTTCCCGAGGCTGGGCGAGCGGCGCAGCCAACTCGTGGGAACGATGTCCGGCGGCGAACAGCAGATGCTGGCGATGGCGCGGGGTCTCGCGTCGAATCCGGCGGTGTTGCTGCTCGACGAGTTGTCGATGGGACTCGCTCCACTCGTGGTGGAGGAGTTATATGCGATCGTCGCGGACATCGCGCGCACCGGCGTGTCGATTCTGGTCGTCGAACAATTCGCCCGCACCGTGCTCGGCATCGCCGACCTTGCGGCGATCATGGTCAACGGATCCATCCGTACCGTTGGGCCGCCGGCCGAGGTGGAAGAGGAGCTCTCCGCTGCGTACCTTGGCGGCGACCACGGCACAACCGGCGGTGCGCGGTGA
- a CDS encoding ABC transporter ATP-binding protein yields MALLETRGLTVRFGGNLAVSDVNLAVESGRVTGLIGPNGAGKTTTFNMISGVLTPTAGRVVLDGNDVSKVGTHKRARLGIGRTFQRLEVFSSLSVRENLLVGCEIRQAWARRTPANRQLLAPEGSDPDAGAEVELILDRLGLAEFADVNVGSLSTGRARLVELGRALAIRPRVLLLDEPASGLDDHETEQFGELLVQLAQSGLAILMVEHDVPLVMKVCTQIYVLDFGQIIAEGTPAEVQANESVLNAYLGSAL; encoded by the coding sequence GTGGCCTTGCTTGAGACTCGAGGGTTGACCGTGCGTTTCGGCGGGAACCTGGCCGTGTCCGACGTCAACCTCGCGGTGGAATCGGGCCGGGTGACGGGGCTGATCGGCCCGAACGGCGCCGGCAAGACCACGACGTTCAACATGATCTCCGGCGTTCTGACGCCGACTGCGGGTCGCGTGGTGCTCGACGGAAATGACGTGTCGAAGGTGGGCACACACAAGCGCGCTCGATTGGGGATCGGCCGGACCTTTCAGCGGCTCGAGGTGTTCTCTTCGCTGAGCGTTCGCGAGAACCTGTTGGTGGGTTGTGAGATTCGCCAGGCTTGGGCGCGCCGGACCCCGGCGAACCGACAATTGCTCGCCCCCGAGGGGAGCGACCCCGACGCCGGTGCCGAGGTGGAACTGATCCTCGATCGACTCGGACTCGCGGAGTTCGCGGATGTCAACGTCGGCTCGTTGTCCACCGGTCGGGCCCGCCTCGTCGAACTCGGCCGAGCGCTGGCCATCCGGCCCCGGGTGCTGCTCCTGGACGAGCCGGCCTCGGGTCTCGACGATCACGAGACCGAGCAGTTCGGAGAACTGCTGGTGCAACTCGCGCAATCGGGCCTCGCCATCTTGATGGTCGAACACGACGTCCCGCTCGTGATGAAGGTGTGCACCCAGATCTACGTTCTGGATTTCGGCCAGATCATCGCCGAGGGAACGCCGGCGGAGGTCCAGGCGAACGAGTCGGTGCTCAACGCCTATCTCGGGAGCGCGCTGTGA